The Esox lucius isolate fEsoLuc1 chromosome 5, fEsoLuc1.pri, whole genome shotgun sequence genome includes a region encoding these proteins:
- the LOC105014368 gene encoding equilibrative nucleoside transporter 1 isoform X2 — protein MSDQATDKNHAVWLIFFMLGLGTLLPWNFFMTATMYFTGRLGVPEDGGNRNSMEASYNNVSTLCAMLPLLVFTCLNSFLHQRVPQRLRIIGSLAVIFLLFLTTAIVVKIEMAPLSFFVITMITIVIINSFGAILQGSLFGMAGILPAKYTTPIMSGQGLAGTFAAFSMICAIASGSKLNDAAFGYFITACVVILLTIVSYLVLHKLEFYQHYNQSQVESPVSDENNLDLLEGENTAETGSVFNLEEGEQSVSIWAIFKKIWVMALSVCLAFTVTISTFPAVTVDVKSQITDGGTWEMYFIPVGCFLLFNISDWAGRSLTAMCLWPGKTSILLPIFMTARAVFVPLFMLCNVQPRHYLPVVFEHDAWFVVFIITFAFSNGYLASLCMCFGPKLVAPHEAETAGAIMAFFLSLGLALGAAFSFLFRAII, from the exons atgtcagaccaggcaacagaCAA GAACCATGCTGTGTGGCTCATCTTTTTCATGCTTGGCCTCGGAACTCTCCTGCCTTGGAACTTCTTCATGACAGCAACAATG taTTTTACCGGCCGTCTCGGAGTCCCAGAGGATGGCGGCAACCGGAACTCTATGGAGGCCAGTTACAACAACGTGTCCACGCTTTGTGCCATGTTGCCCTTACTGGTGTTCACCTGTCTGAACTCCTTCCTGCATCAGAG GGTTCCTCAGAGGTTACGGATCATAGGCAGCCTGGCAGTGATTTTCCTGCTGTTTCTTACCACGGCCATAGTGGTGAAAATAGAGATGGCACCCCTGTCCTTCTTTGTGATTACTATGATTACCATTGTCATCATCAACT CGTTTGGGGCTATCCTCCAAGGGAGCCTGTTTGGCATGGCCGGCATTCTGCCTGCAAAATACACCACGCCAATCATGAGCGGCCAAGGCCTGGCCGGTACTTTTGCAGCCTTCTCCATGATCTGTGCTATTGCAA GTGGCTCAAAGCTAAATGATGCAGCTTTTGGATACTTCATTACTGCCTGTGTAGTGATCTTATTGACCATAGTGTCATATTTGGTGCTTCATAAACTG GAGTTCTACCAACACTACAATCAGAGCCAGGTTGAAAGCCCTGTCAGtgatgagaacaacctagatcTTCTAGAGGGTG AAAACACTGCAGAGACTGGTTCAGTTTTTAACCTAGAAGAAGGGGAGCAAAGTGTGTCGATTTGGGCCATCTTCAAGAAG ATCTGGGTCATGGCTCTATCGGTGTGCCTGGCCTTCACCGTCACCATCAGCACCTTCCCGGCTGTCACCGTGGATGTCAAGTCTCAGATTACTGATGGAGGCACCTGGG AGATGTACTTCATCCCGGTGGGCTGTTTCCTGCTGTTCAACATCAGTGACTGGGCTGGGAGAAGCCTCACCGCCATGTGTTTGTGG CCTGGGAAGACCAGCATACTGCTGCCTATTTTCATGACAGCCCGAGCTGTCTTTGTGCCTCTCTTCATGCTGTGCAACGTCCAGCCTCGCCATTACCTGCCTGTCGTCTTTGAACACGACGCCTGGTTCGTCGTGTTCATCATCACCTTTGCCTTCTCCAATGGATACCTGGCAAGCctctgcatgtgttttgggcCAAA GCTTGTGGCTCCTCATGAAGCAGAGACGGCAGGGGCCATCATGGCCTTCTTCCTGTCCTTGGGTCTGGCCCTGGGAGCTGCCTTCTCATTCCTTTTCAgagccatcatttaa
- the LOC105014368 gene encoding equilibrative nucleoside transporter 1 isoform X1: MVKLGSGPVDSIPSRERNHAVWLIFFMLGLGTLLPWNFFMTATMYFTGRLGVPEDGGNRNSMEASYNNVSTLCAMLPLLVFTCLNSFLHQRVPQRLRIIGSLAVIFLLFLTTAIVVKIEMAPLSFFVITMITIVIINSFGAILQGSLFGMAGILPAKYTTPIMSGQGLAGTFAAFSMICAIASGSKLNDAAFGYFITACVVILLTIVSYLVLHKLEFYQHYNQSQVESPVSDENNLDLLEGENTAETGSVFNLEEGEQSVSIWAIFKKIWVMALSVCLAFTVTISTFPAVTVDVKSQITDGGTWEMYFIPVGCFLLFNISDWAGRSLTAMCLWPGKTSILLPIFMTARAVFVPLFMLCNVQPRHYLPVVFEHDAWFVVFIITFAFSNGYLASLCMCFGPKLVAPHEAETAGAIMAFFLSLGLALGAAFSFLFRAII, from the exons ATGGTCAAACTCGGCAGCGGTCCTGTAGACAGTATACCAAGTCGTGAACG GAACCATGCTGTGTGGCTCATCTTTTTCATGCTTGGCCTCGGAACTCTCCTGCCTTGGAACTTCTTCATGACAGCAACAATG taTTTTACCGGCCGTCTCGGAGTCCCAGAGGATGGCGGCAACCGGAACTCTATGGAGGCCAGTTACAACAACGTGTCCACGCTTTGTGCCATGTTGCCCTTACTGGTGTTCACCTGTCTGAACTCCTTCCTGCATCAGAG GGTTCCTCAGAGGTTACGGATCATAGGCAGCCTGGCAGTGATTTTCCTGCTGTTTCTTACCACGGCCATAGTGGTGAAAATAGAGATGGCACCCCTGTCCTTCTTTGTGATTACTATGATTACCATTGTCATCATCAACT CGTTTGGGGCTATCCTCCAAGGGAGCCTGTTTGGCATGGCCGGCATTCTGCCTGCAAAATACACCACGCCAATCATGAGCGGCCAAGGCCTGGCCGGTACTTTTGCAGCCTTCTCCATGATCTGTGCTATTGCAA GTGGCTCAAAGCTAAATGATGCAGCTTTTGGATACTTCATTACTGCCTGTGTAGTGATCTTATTGACCATAGTGTCATATTTGGTGCTTCATAAACTG GAGTTCTACCAACACTACAATCAGAGCCAGGTTGAAAGCCCTGTCAGtgatgagaacaacctagatcTTCTAGAGGGTG AAAACACTGCAGAGACTGGTTCAGTTTTTAACCTAGAAGAAGGGGAGCAAAGTGTGTCGATTTGGGCCATCTTCAAGAAG ATCTGGGTCATGGCTCTATCGGTGTGCCTGGCCTTCACCGTCACCATCAGCACCTTCCCGGCTGTCACCGTGGATGTCAAGTCTCAGATTACTGATGGAGGCACCTGGG AGATGTACTTCATCCCGGTGGGCTGTTTCCTGCTGTTCAACATCAGTGACTGGGCTGGGAGAAGCCTCACCGCCATGTGTTTGTGG CCTGGGAAGACCAGCATACTGCTGCCTATTTTCATGACAGCCCGAGCTGTCTTTGTGCCTCTCTTCATGCTGTGCAACGTCCAGCCTCGCCATTACCTGCCTGTCGTCTTTGAACACGACGCCTGGTTCGTCGTGTTCATCATCACCTTTGCCTTCTCCAATGGATACCTGGCAAGCctctgcatgtgttttgggcCAAA GCTTGTGGCTCCTCATGAAGCAGAGACGGCAGGGGCCATCATGGCCTTCTTCCTGTCCTTGGGTCTGGCCCTGGGAGCTGCCTTCTCATTCCTTTTCAgagccatcatttaa
- the mrps6 gene encoding 28S ribosomal protein S6, mitochondrial, protein MPRYELALILKAMQRPETAATIRRTVETLMERGAIVRGLENLGERRLPYKISKHNERHTRGGYFLIDFHAAPSILTGLLDHLDRDVDVVRPTVLKTDQVQPRGPCCAVEVASKPQVTRQK, encoded by the coding sequence ATGCCTCGGTATGAGCTTGCCCTCATTCTGAAGGCCATGCAGAGGCCAGAAACCGCAGCCACTATACGGCGCACTGTGGAGACCTTGATGGAGCGGGGCGCTATTGTGAGAGGTTTGGAGAACCTAGGAGAGAGACGGCTCCCGTACAAGATATCGAAACACAACGAACGACACACGCGTGGTGGCTACTTTCTTATAGATTTCCACGCTGCTCCCAGTATTCTTACGGGCCTGCTGGATCATCTAGATCGGGACGTTGACGTGGTGAGGCCAACGGTCTTGAAGACGGACCAAGTGCAACCCAGAGGACCCTGCTGCGCGGTCGAGGTGGCTTCAAAACCCCAGGTCACACGGCAAAAATAA